One part of the Leucobacter triazinivorans genome encodes these proteins:
- the ligA gene encoding NAD-dependent DNA ligase LigA — protein sequence MNPNSDIPTEFDAARAEAARLTGEIERLRTAYYSEAASLVSDAEYDEMFHRLEAIERAFPELAGQDSPTQEVGAAVVSAGFPEHEHAERMLSLDNVFSLEEFREWAEKTRAAAGREVRWLTELKIDGLAISLAYRNGVLETATTRGDGRVGEDITENVDLIPVIPRRLTGTGIPEFFEARGEVFLTTEDFAALNARQRALQEEFAAEQLAKGVPEEKIAVRYPDFANARNTAAGSLRQRAEKKNARELELMRDRLGRLSLYMHGIGAWQHPGFENQSDAYALLERWGLPVSPHSRVFDGVDEVAAFIEDRGAHRHDVEHEIDGIVVKVDEFALHAELGETSRAPRWAIAYKYPPEEVHTKLLDIRVGVGRTGRATPYAVMAPVKVAGSTVRQATLHNQQVVAAKGVRIGDTVVLRKAGDVIPEVLGAVVEVRDGSEVEWQMPRECPECGTELRPMKEGDIDLRCPNARSCPAQLRGRVEHIGSRGGLDIEVLGEITAAALTQPEFPAEPPLETEAGLFELSIDELVPIVVIVRDSETGEPLLDDQTGEPRRRTPFQKLSAAMYPPGWEDATPAERRRAGITKDHRVPEPSKDVDTLLAELEKAKTKPLWRLLVSLNIRHVGPVAARALADWFGSLDAIRAASVAELSEVEGVGGIIAESLAEWFEVDWHREIVERWAAAGVQWATPGHPGPGAAQADGGVLAGLTVVATGSLDGFTRDGAKEAIIQAGGKAASSVSKKTDYVAAGPGAGSKLAKAEELGIPVLDAEQFAVLVAQGPAALGLGGTPAEAAGDGAEVGAEVGGDVDDDADVHGAEVDGAES from the coding sequence GTGAACCCCAACTCCGATATCCCGACCGAGTTCGACGCCGCGCGAGCCGAGGCCGCGCGGCTCACCGGCGAGATCGAGCGACTGCGCACCGCGTACTACTCCGAGGCCGCGAGCCTCGTTTCCGACGCCGAGTACGACGAGATGTTCCACCGCCTCGAGGCGATCGAGCGCGCGTTCCCCGAGCTGGCCGGACAGGACAGCCCGACCCAGGAGGTGGGCGCCGCCGTGGTGTCGGCCGGGTTCCCGGAGCACGAGCACGCCGAGCGCATGCTGAGCCTCGACAACGTCTTCTCCCTCGAGGAGTTCCGCGAGTGGGCCGAGAAGACGCGCGCGGCCGCCGGACGCGAGGTGCGCTGGCTCACCGAGCTCAAGATCGACGGGCTCGCCATCAGCCTCGCCTACCGGAACGGCGTGCTCGAGACCGCGACGACCCGCGGCGACGGTCGGGTGGGCGAGGACATCACGGAGAACGTCGACCTCATCCCGGTGATCCCGCGGCGGCTCACCGGGACGGGCATCCCCGAGTTCTTCGAGGCTCGCGGCGAGGTCTTCCTCACGACCGAGGACTTCGCAGCGCTCAACGCGCGTCAGCGCGCGCTGCAGGAGGAGTTCGCGGCGGAGCAGCTGGCCAAGGGCGTGCCCGAGGAGAAGATCGCGGTGCGCTATCCCGACTTCGCGAACGCGCGCAACACCGCCGCGGGCAGTCTGCGCCAGCGTGCCGAGAAGAAGAACGCGCGGGAGCTCGAGCTCATGCGGGATCGGCTCGGCCGGCTCTCGCTCTACATGCACGGGATCGGCGCGTGGCAGCACCCCGGCTTCGAGAACCAGTCGGATGCCTACGCGCTGCTGGAGCGGTGGGGCCTGCCGGTGTCGCCCCACTCCCGCGTGTTCGACGGCGTCGACGAGGTCGCGGCGTTCATCGAGGATCGCGGCGCGCACCGGCACGACGTCGAGCACGAGATCGACGGGATCGTCGTGAAGGTCGACGAGTTCGCGCTGCACGCCGAGCTCGGCGAGACGAGCCGGGCGCCCCGGTGGGCCATCGCCTACAAGTACCCGCCGGAGGAGGTGCACACGAAGCTGCTCGACATCCGGGTCGGTGTGGGCCGCACCGGCCGGGCGACGCCCTACGCCGTCATGGCGCCGGTGAAGGTGGCGGGATCCACCGTGCGGCAGGCCACGCTGCACAATCAGCAGGTGGTCGCCGCCAAGGGGGTGCGCATCGGCGACACCGTCGTGCTGCGGAAGGCCGGAGATGTCATCCCCGAGGTGCTGGGCGCGGTGGTCGAGGTGCGCGACGGCAGCGAGGTCGAGTGGCAGATGCCTCGGGAGTGCCCCGAGTGCGGCACCGAGCTGCGGCCGATGAAGGAGGGGGATATCGACCTGCGCTGCCCGAACGCGCGCTCCTGCCCTGCCCAGCTGCGCGGCAGGGTCGAGCACATCGGTTCCCGCGGCGGACTCGACATCGAGGTGCTCGGGGAGATCACTGCGGCCGCGCTCACCCAGCCCGAGTTCCCCGCCGAGCCGCCGCTCGAGACCGAGGCGGGCCTCTTCGAACTGAGCATCGACGAGCTCGTGCCGATCGTCGTGATCGTGCGCGACAGCGAGACCGGAGAGCCACTGCTCGACGATCAGACGGGGGAGCCCCGGCGGCGCACCCCGTTCCAGAAGCTGAGCGCTGCGATGTACCCGCCGGGCTGGGAGGATGCGACACCCGCAGAACGCCGCAGGGCGGGCATTACGAAGGATCACCGGGTACCGGAGCCGTCGAAGGACGTCGATACGCTGCTCGCGGAGCTCGAGAAGGCCAAGACGAAGCCGCTCTGGCGACTGCTGGTCTCTCTCAACATCCGCCACGTCGGGCCGGTCGCGGCCCGTGCGCTCGCCGACTGGTTCGGCTCGCTCGATGCCATCCGCGCGGCGTCCGTCGCGGAGCTGTCCGAGGTCGAGGGCGTGGGCGGCATCATCGCCGAGTCGCTCGCCGAGTGGTTCGAAGTGGACTGGCACCGGGAGATCGTGGAGCGCTGGGCGGCTGCGGGCGTGCAGTGGGCCACGCCGGGCCACCCCGGCCCGGGGGCCGCGCAGGCCGACGGCGGCGTGCTCGCCGGGCTCACGGTGGTGGCGACCGGATCGCTCGACGGGTTCACCCGGGACGGGGCGAAGGAGGCGATCATCCAGGCCGGGGGCAAGGCGGCGTCCAGCGTCTCGAAGAAGACCGACTATGTGGCGGCGGGCCCGGGCGCCGGGTCGAAGCTGGCGAAGGCTGAGGAGCTCGGGATCCCAGTGCTCGACGCGGAGCAGTTCGCCGTGCTCGTCGCCCAGGGGCCCGCCGCGCTCGGACTCGGGGGAACTCCCGCGGAGGCCGCGGGCGACGGCGCGGAGGTCGGCGCGGAGGTCGGCGGTGACGTCGACGACGACGCGGACGTCCACGGTGCGGAGGTCGACGGCGCCGAATCCTGA
- the mnmA gene encoding tRNA 2-thiouridine(34) synthase MnmA yields the protein MKVLAAMSGGVDSAVAAARAVEAGHDVVGVHLALSRMPGTLRTGSRGCCTIEDAMDARRAANLLGIPFYVWDLSERFKEDVVDDFIAEYAAGRTPNPCMRCNEKIKFAALLDKAVALGFDAVATGHYASLVDGARGRELHRASAWAKDQSYVLGVLTERQLAHCYFPLGDTPSKELIRAEAAERGLQVAQKPDSHDICFIPDGDTRGWLSGHVEREPGEILDESGEVVGRHDGAHGYTVGQRRGLQLGRPAPDGKPRYVLSIRPVSNQVVVGPRESLAISRIAGGRFSWAGEPGFDTGEAFDCEVQIRAHADPVPATARLAPILDEDRTEQHRADATHEVVVDIDRDRAEPLSGVAPGQTAVLYIGTRVLGQFTIDRALAAEPAAAE from the coding sequence ATGAAGGTTCTGGCGGCGATGAGCGGCGGTGTCGACTCCGCGGTCGCGGCCGCGCGCGCCGTCGAGGCCGGACACGACGTGGTCGGCGTGCACCTCGCGCTGAGCCGCATGCCGGGCACGCTGCGCACCGGATCCCGCGGCTGCTGCACGATCGAGGACGCGATGGACGCCCGACGCGCCGCCAACCTGCTCGGCATTCCCTTCTACGTGTGGGATCTCAGCGAGCGCTTCAAGGAGGACGTGGTCGACGACTTCATCGCCGAGTATGCCGCGGGCCGCACCCCCAACCCGTGCATGCGCTGCAACGAGAAGATCAAGTTCGCGGCGCTGCTCGACAAGGCCGTCGCGCTCGGCTTCGACGCCGTGGCCACCGGGCACTACGCGTCGCTCGTGGACGGTGCGCGCGGCCGTGAACTGCATCGCGCGAGCGCGTGGGCGAAGGACCAGTCGTACGTGCTGGGCGTGCTCACCGAACGCCAGCTCGCTCACTGCTACTTCCCGCTCGGCGACACCCCGTCGAAGGAGCTGATTCGCGCGGAGGCGGCCGAGCGCGGACTGCAGGTCGCGCAGAAGCCCGACAGTCACGACATCTGCTTCATCCCGGACGGCGACACGCGCGGGTGGCTCTCCGGGCACGTCGAGCGGGAGCCGGGCGAGATCCTCGACGAGAGCGGAGAAGTGGTGGGCCGCCACGACGGCGCCCACGGCTACACCGTGGGCCAGCGCCGCGGTCTGCAGCTCGGGCGACCGGCACCCGACGGCAAGCCCCGCTACGTGCTCTCGATCCGGCCGGTCTCGAACCAGGTGGTCGTCGGGCCGCGCGAGAGCCTCGCGATCTCGCGCATCGCGGGGGGCCGCTTCAGCTGGGCGGGCGAACCCGGCTTCGACACCGGTGAGGCGTTCGACTGCGAGGTGCAGATCCGCGCCCACGCCGATCCCGTACCGGCGACGGCCCGACTCGCCCCGATCCTCGACGAGGACCGCACCGAGCAGCACCGTGCCGACGCGACTCACGAAGTCGTGGTCGACATCGATCGGGATCGAGCCGAGCCGCTGTCGGGGGTCGCCCCGGGGCAGACGGCGGTGCTCTACATCGGCACCCGGGTGCTCGGCCAATTCACCATCGATCGCGCGCTGGCCGCCGAGCCGGCAGCCGCTGAGTAG
- a CDS encoding cysteine desulfurase family protein, with the protein MPAAVLEAYTGALRVVGNPASTHGHGQRAGELLERSRERIASALGCDRAELILTGGGTESINLAIKGICWARRRTADGGAGGPGARNVILVAEGEHHATLEAAEWLRDDQGFELRWLPLDGDGRLAPATLAAAVAEVGAERIALVSVLWANNEVGTVQPVAELCGIANAAGVPVHVDAVSALGQVPVSLVESGAAAISVSAHKIGGPVGVGALALGRSTPADALLHGGSQQRARSGTQDVAGAAAFAAALDAALAGADPRPEQIARVAAMRDRLIVGVRTIDPTAVLRGADPMAPGARLPGNAHFTFPGCQGDSLVFLLDAAGVSASVGSACRAGVAELSHVLQAMGVPDREAAGALRFTLGPETRESEVDALLDALPQALERAHAAGLS; encoded by the coding sequence ATGCCGGCCGCGGTGCTCGAGGCCTACACCGGCGCGCTCCGAGTCGTCGGCAACCCCGCCTCGACGCACGGCCACGGGCAGCGCGCCGGCGAGCTGCTCGAGCGCTCGCGCGAGCGCATCGCGTCGGCGCTGGGCTGCGATCGCGCCGAGCTGATTCTGACCGGCGGCGGCACGGAGTCCATCAACCTCGCGATCAAGGGCATCTGCTGGGCCAGACGACGCACCGCGGACGGGGGAGCCGGTGGGCCGGGAGCGCGAAACGTGATCCTCGTCGCCGAGGGCGAGCACCACGCGACGCTCGAGGCGGCCGAGTGGTTGCGCGACGACCAGGGGTTCGAGCTGCGCTGGTTGCCGCTCGACGGCGACGGGCGTCTGGCCCCGGCGACGCTCGCCGCCGCGGTCGCGGAGGTCGGAGCCGAGCGGATCGCCCTCGTCTCCGTGCTGTGGGCGAACAACGAGGTCGGCACGGTGCAGCCGGTGGCCGAGCTCTGCGGGATCGCGAACGCGGCCGGCGTCCCCGTCCACGTGGACGCAGTTTCGGCTCTGGGGCAGGTCCCGGTGAGTCTCGTGGAGTCGGGCGCGGCGGCGATCTCGGTCTCGGCGCACAAGATCGGCGGACCGGTCGGTGTGGGAGCGCTCGCACTCGGACGCAGCACTCCCGCCGATGCGCTCCTGCACGGCGGGAGCCAGCAGCGCGCTCGCTCGGGCACGCAGGACGTCGCGGGCGCGGCTGCCTTCGCCGCGGCGCTGGATGCGGCGCTCGCGGGTGCCGATCCGCGCCCGGAGCAGATCGCTCGGGTCGCGGCGATGCGAGACCGCCTGATCGTCGGTGTGCGCACCATCGATCCGACGGCCGTGCTCCGCGGGGCCGATCCGATGGCCCCCGGCGCGCGGCTGCCCGGCAATGCGCACTTCACGTTCCCCGGGTGCCAGGGCGACTCGCTCGTCTTCCTGCTCGACGCCGCCGGGGTCTCGGCGTCGGTGGGCTCCGCGTGCCGGGCGGGCGTGGCCGAGCTCTCGCACGTGCTGCAGGCCATGGGGGTGCCGGACCGCGAGGCCGCCGGGGCGCTCCGCTTCACCCTCGGGCCGGAAACGCGGGAGAGCGAGGTCGACGCGCTGCTCGACGCGCTCCCGCAGGCGCTAGAACGGGCCCACGCGGCGGGGCTCTCGTGA
- a CDS encoding tetratricopeptide repeat protein: MSQQMPERIPGGGIDLSHLAARGSAASGAPDGTRPSAPAGGADDRSGAGQIVDVPDLVLDVTDATFEQIAQLSAVVPVVFDLWAEWCEPCKTLSPVIERVTREFSGRVLLAKVDVDANPGLAQAFQAQSIPTVVALVGGRPVPLFQGAVPEAQVREVFGQLVQLAEQQGVVGRVEAPSVDAGDDEGDAPAEPAIPPAHLAAVEAAERGDYAAAVAEWESVLAKAPADAEARAALVQVKLLHRLEGRTADAIRSAAAADPGDIEAQLGVADLDVAGGHVEDAFLRLLELFAATDAEQRTAVRERLLELFEVVGAADPRVIAARGRLANLLY; encoded by the coding sequence ATGAGTCAGCAGATGCCCGAGCGGATCCCCGGCGGTGGAATCGATCTGAGCCATCTGGCGGCGCGGGGGTCCGCCGCATCCGGGGCTCCTGACGGCACTCGTCCGAGCGCCCCCGCAGGCGGTGCCGATGATCGGTCCGGCGCCGGACAGATCGTCGACGTGCCCGATCTCGTGCTCGACGTCACCGATGCGACGTTCGAGCAGATCGCGCAGCTGTCGGCGGTGGTCCCCGTGGTCTTCGATCTCTGGGCCGAGTGGTGCGAGCCGTGCAAGACACTGAGCCCCGTGATCGAGCGCGTGACGCGCGAGTTCTCGGGTCGGGTGCTGCTGGCGAAGGTCGATGTGGACGCGAACCCGGGACTCGCGCAGGCGTTCCAGGCGCAGTCGATCCCGACGGTGGTCGCCCTCGTCGGTGGTCGTCCCGTGCCGCTGTTCCAGGGCGCCGTGCCCGAGGCGCAGGTGCGCGAGGTCTTCGGCCAGCTCGTGCAGCTCGCTGAGCAGCAGGGCGTCGTGGGCCGCGTCGAGGCGCCGAGCGTCGACGCGGGGGACGACGAGGGCGATGCTCCGGCCGAGCCCGCGATTCCTCCGGCGCACCTGGCGGCCGTCGAGGCCGCCGAGCGCGGCGACTACGCAGCCGCGGTCGCTGAGTGGGAGTCCGTGCTCGCGAAGGCCCCTGCCGATGCCGAGGCGCGCGCGGCCCTGGTGCAGGTGAAACTCCTCCACCGCTTGGAGGGCCGCACGGCCGACGCCATCCGCAGCGCTGCCGCGGCCGATCCCGGTGATATCGAGGCGCAGCTCGGCGTGGCCGACCTGGACGTCGCCGGTGGGCACGTCGAGGACGCGTTCCTGCGCCTGCTCGAACTCTTCGCAGCGACGGACGCCGAGCAGCGCACCGCCGTGCGCGAGCGTCTGCTCGAACTGTTCGAGGTCGTCGGAGCAGCCGACCCGCGGGTGATCGCAGCGCGCGGTCGCCTCGCCAACCTGCTGTACTGA
- a CDS encoding glycosyltransferase produces the protein MRYVLAIAALVLSGVLLLLGIGQRTFLAGPSEISFPVDTKSEAGYAVVDGAEFGKVPGQANVVVKGERAFVATGATRDVRGWVEPFQHADLTVDTANHRLLSALVAPAVVDAPADGGEAEAPEPLDPRGSDLWLEERAIDDAGSGTDTGTLRVPVALSADQSVLIASDGGNPVPKDVSLIWVQNPDTPWAGPLLAAGGLLALVGGVLYLLAIDHDRRGLGPRRGRRGPLQGIRNTLGARRARRGADDAAAERAGDAVPMRAARPAHRRGRAFALPALGLAVTLGLSGCSASYWPQFGAEPVEEEAPAPQTSVAPVPVKDEQLHRIVERVAAVANASDDALDSAMLSERFTGDALDQRAANYTIRAAMPDYGVVPPRLTEEELDYELVQSTESWPRTLFVTIASEPGMVDAAGDPEPTEGEDTGEEEPAAASPSLALILTQETPQQNYMVSRVIALRGGISMPPAAPAEEGTALLSNELETLVLPPGEVGTAFAAVLQNGADAPEAEAFDLEGESLLENYGKARADASQQQSDDEDQDLEFSVAARQGDEAPVALSTGVGGALVATTVIEEQIVEGGRYKPQAQDAVTALSGLEGEQDRLVQEVAHQLLFFVPSKTDGSKIQLLGVTSELVGVRN, from the coding sequence GTGCGATACGTGCTCGCGATTGCGGCGCTGGTGCTCTCCGGAGTCCTGCTGCTGCTCGGCATCGGCCAACGCACTTTCCTCGCAGGCCCGTCCGAGATCAGCTTTCCGGTGGATACGAAGTCGGAGGCGGGGTACGCGGTCGTCGACGGCGCTGAGTTCGGCAAGGTGCCCGGTCAGGCGAACGTGGTGGTGAAGGGCGAGCGCGCATTCGTCGCGACCGGCGCCACACGCGATGTGCGCGGATGGGTCGAGCCGTTCCAGCACGCCGATCTCACGGTCGACACCGCGAACCATCGGCTGCTGAGCGCCCTCGTCGCGCCCGCAGTGGTCGACGCGCCAGCGGACGGCGGCGAAGCGGAGGCGCCCGAGCCGCTCGACCCGCGCGGCAGCGATCTATGGCTCGAGGAGCGCGCGATCGACGACGCGGGCAGCGGAACCGACACGGGAACCCTGCGCGTGCCCGTGGCGCTATCGGCCGATCAGTCGGTGCTCATCGCCTCGGACGGGGGGAACCCGGTGCCCAAAGACGTCTCGCTGATCTGGGTGCAGAACCCGGATACCCCGTGGGCCGGCCCGCTGCTCGCCGCGGGAGGCCTGCTCGCTCTCGTGGGAGGGGTGCTCTACCTCCTCGCGATCGATCACGATCGCCGCGGTCTCGGGCCCCGTCGCGGGCGCCGCGGCCCGCTGCAGGGCATCCGCAACACGCTGGGGGCGCGCCGCGCGCGGCGCGGCGCCGACGACGCGGCCGCAGAGCGCGCGGGCGACGCGGTCCCGATGCGCGCGGCCCGGCCGGCGCACCGTCGCGGACGCGCGTTCGCGCTCCCCGCTCTCGGTCTGGCGGTGACTCTCGGCCTGAGCGGGTGCTCCGCGAGCTACTGGCCCCAGTTCGGCGCCGAACCCGTCGAAGAGGAGGCGCCGGCCCCCCAGACCTCGGTCGCTCCGGTCCCGGTGAAGGATGAGCAGCTGCACCGGATCGTCGAGCGGGTGGCAGCTGTCGCGAACGCATCGGACGACGCGCTCGACTCCGCGATGCTCTCCGAGCGCTTCACCGGCGATGCGCTCGATCAACGCGCTGCCAACTACACCATTCGCGCCGCGATGCCCGACTACGGCGTGGTGCCGCCTCGACTCACCGAGGAGGAGCTCGACTACGAGCTCGTCCAGAGCACGGAGTCCTGGCCGCGCACCCTGTTCGTCACGATCGCGTCGGAGCCGGGCATGGTCGACGCGGCGGGGGACCCGGAGCCCACCGAGGGGGAGGACACCGGGGAGGAGGAGCCCGCGGCGGCCTCGCCGTCGCTCGCGCTGATCCTGACGCAGGAGACGCCGCAGCAGAACTACATGGTGTCGCGCGTCATCGCCCTGCGCGGCGGGATCTCGATGCCGCCGGCCGCACCCGCGGAAGAGGGCACCGCGCTCCTCAGCAACGAGCTCGAGACGCTCGTCCTGCCGCCGGGAGAGGTGGGGACGGCATTCGCGGCGGTGCTGCAGAACGGGGCAGATGCGCCCGAGGCCGAGGCATTCGACCTCGAGGGCGAGTCGCTGCTGGAGAACTACGGCAAGGCGCGCGCCGATGCGTCGCAGCAGCAGTCCGACGACGAGGATCAGGACCTCGAGTTCTCGGTCGCGGCGCGCCAGGGCGACGAAGCGCCGGTGGCGCTCTCGACCGGGGTCGGGGGCGCGCTGGTGGCGACCACGGTCATCGAAGAGCAGATCGTCGAGGGCGGGCGTTACAAGCCGCAGGCCCAGGACGCGGTGACGGCACTCTCCGGCCTCGAGGGGGAACAGGATCGGCTGGTGCAGGAGGTCGCCCACCAACTGCTGTTCTTCGTGCCCAGCAAGACAGACGGATCGAAGATCCAGCTGCTCGGAGTGACGAGCGAGCTGGTGGGAGTGAGGAATTGA
- a CDS encoding ribonuclease H family protein: protein MTLTAAADGSALGNPGPAGWAWVVDDQQWRAGGWPRATNNQGELMAVLDLLHATAARADEPLHVLCDSQYVINSVTKWMPGWKRRGWRKADGKPVLNRELLEQLDAALAGRDVKFEWVKGHAGHPLNEAADLRARSAATAFQAGRSPDHGPGLADVASAPSVEVSLEQPAAPPTLF, encoded by the coding sequence GTGACGCTCACGGCGGCTGCGGACGGCTCGGCTCTCGGCAACCCCGGCCCCGCGGGGTGGGCCTGGGTGGTCGACGATCAGCAGTGGCGCGCAGGTGGATGGCCGCGTGCCACCAACAATCAGGGTGAGTTGATGGCGGTGCTCGATCTGCTCCACGCGACCGCCGCGCGTGCCGACGAGCCGCTGCACGTGCTCTGCGACAGCCAGTACGTGATCAATTCGGTGACGAAGTGGATGCCGGGATGGAAGCGGCGGGGCTGGCGCAAGGCCGATGGCAAGCCCGTGCTCAATCGGGAGCTGCTCGAGCAGCTCGACGCGGCACTCGCCGGACGGGACGTGAAGTTCGAGTGGGTGAAGGGTCACGCCGGCCACCCGCTCAACGAGGCGGCTGATCTGCGCGCCCGATCCGCGGCTACGGCTTTCCAGGCCGGTCGCTCCCCCGATCACGGTCCCGGTCTCGCCGATGTCGCCTCCGCACCATCCGTCGAGGTCTCGCTCGAGCAACCCGCCGCCCCTCCGACGCTGTTCTAA
- a CDS encoding ATP/GTP-binding protein, whose amino-acid sequence MARPRRVNKYRRAAEQPPRDVERLAYGGARRERWRGADWFVRDIPAHRAEKSYRCPACGTDVLPGQAHVVAWSAEHLFGDEAAVRDRRHYHAHCWRLA is encoded by the coding sequence ATGGCTCGCCCGCGACGGGTGAACAAGTATCGGCGCGCGGCGGAGCAGCCCCCGCGAGACGTCGAGCGCCTCGCCTACGGCGGTGCCCGCAGGGAGCGTTGGCGCGGGGCCGATTGGTTCGTACGCGACATTCCGGCCCATCGCGCGGAGAAGAGCTACCGCTGCCCTGCCTGCGGCACCGACGTGCTCCCGGGACAGGCGCACGTCGTGGCCTGGAGCGCCGAGCACCTCTTCGGCGACGAGGCCGCGGTGCGGGATCGCCGCCACTACCACGCGCACTGCTGGAGGCTCGCCTGA
- a CDS encoding transglycosylase SLT domain-containing protein, with the protein MSALKPNSVSRWSRLRAPIAALTVAGFLGVAVVAPFAMPTAEADAEALAFQQRIHQVFTPNETDDADLVFAEVPVDISSEERQRLEAEKAAAEAAEKAEKAEAAAEAAGAESAATPFAPPKYSGGGSPAEWMAAAGIAESDWGYVDFIASKESGWNPNATNASSGACGLIQAYPCSKVPGNGYDPVDNLRWANGYAVGRYGSWASAYAFWTANHWW; encoded by the coding sequence GTGTCTGCATTGAAACCAAACTCCGTTTCGCGCTGGTCCCGGCTGAGGGCCCCGATCGCGGCCCTTACGGTCGCCGGGTTCCTCGGCGTCGCGGTGGTCGCCCCGTTCGCCATGCCCACGGCGGAGGCCGATGCCGAAGCGCTCGCCTTCCAGCAGCGCATCCATCAGGTGTTCACTCCGAATGAGACCGATGATGCCGACCTGGTCTTCGCGGAGGTGCCGGTCGACATCTCGTCTGAGGAGCGACAGCGCCTCGAGGCCGAGAAGGCCGCCGCGGAGGCTGCCGAGAAGGCCGAGAAGGCCGAAGCAGCCGCGGAGGCGGCAGGAGCGGAGTCGGCGGCGACGCCGTTCGCGCCGCCCAAGTACTCGGGCGGCGGTTCGCCGGCCGAGTGGATGGCGGCGGCTGGCATCGCCGAGAGCGACTGGGGATATGTCGACTTCATCGCTTCGAAGGAGAGCGGGTGGAACCCGAACGCCACGAATGCGAGCTCGGGCGCCTGCGGCTTGATCCAGGCATACCCCTGCAGCAAGGTTCCGGGTAACGGATACGATCCCGTCGACAACCTCCGCTGGGCCAATGGCTACGCCGTGGGCCGTTACGGCAGCTGGGCGTCGGCCTACGCCTTCTGGACCGCGAACCACTGGTGGTAG
- a CDS encoding DivIVA domain-containing protein — MHTSFPLASGSQRGYAPEQVDDFLARARAAYEGATGEPETMTAEEVRRTAFAVKRGGYAPRYVDAALDRLEEVFFERRRRALLREQGEDAWWAETRQLLSEVRGRIQRARGRRFRRRGMFATGYRRSQVDAFLDRISEMFERRELALQPAEVRDVVFHSEWRGYDEDQVDALLDAVVELILATRR; from the coding sequence GTGCACACTTCATTTCCGCTCGCCTCCGGATCCCAGCGGGGCTACGCGCCCGAGCAGGTCGATGACTTCCTGGCCCGGGCTCGCGCCGCCTATGAAGGTGCGACGGGCGAGCCGGAGACGATGACCGCCGAAGAGGTGCGCCGTACGGCATTCGCGGTGAAGCGGGGCGGCTATGCTCCGCGTTACGTCGATGCGGCGCTGGACCGGCTCGAAGAGGTGTTCTTCGAGCGACGGCGGCGAGCTCTTCTCCGTGAGCAGGGCGAGGATGCGTGGTGGGCCGAGACCCGGCAGCTGCTCTCCGAGGTGCGCGGTCGCATTCAGCGCGCCCGCGGTAGGCGCTTCCGGCGGCGCGGAATGTTCGCCACCGGCTACCGGCGCTCGCAGGTCGATGCCTTCCTGGACCGGATCTCCGAGATGTTCGAGCGTCGGGAGCTGGCCCTCCAGCCCGCCGAGGTGCGCGATGTCGTGTTCCACTCGGAGTGGCGGGGATACGACGAGGACCAGGTCGACGCGCTGCTGGACGCGGTGGTCGAGCTGATTCTTGCGACCCGCCGGTGA
- a CDS encoding phosphatidate cytidylyltransferase, whose translation MSGPERRDEIRSAIESTRAQLEATNAKIEARAGRNLFFAVLSGLVFAGVFLASLLLVKQVFVLLVAALVAVALIELAAAFRVSGRRVPRVGVALGGLVVVGGAFFWGAEGMLLGLFAASALLTVWRLVEGLVPAWETPRRTLVRDVFSGLFTLVYVAFLASFSVLLVAGERGEWWVFALVLTVVSVDVGAYAAGVTLGKHKMTPRISPNKTWEGFAGAAVAAMGAGVAVAVLALQQPWWVGIIIGIVVLLTATGGDLTESLIKRNLGVKDMSSWIPGHGGFLDRLDSLLPSAVGVYGVALVLGVV comes from the coding sequence ATGTCGGGCCCGGAGCGACGCGACGAGATCCGGAGCGCCATAGAATCGACGCGCGCGCAGCTTGAGGCCACGAACGCGAAGATCGAGGCTCGGGCGGGTCGCAACCTCTTCTTCGCCGTGCTCTCCGGGCTGGTGTTCGCGGGGGTGTTCCTCGCGAGTCTCCTGCTCGTGAAGCAGGTCTTCGTGCTGCTCGTCGCGGCGCTCGTGGCCGTCGCGTTGATCGAACTGGCTGCGGCCTTCCGCGTGTCCGGTCGCCGCGTCCCCCGGGTCGGGGTCGCGCTGGGCGGTCTGGTCGTGGTGGGCGGCGCCTTCTTCTGGGGCGCCGAGGGCATGCTGCTGGGACTGTTCGCTGCATCTGCGCTCCTGACCGTGTGGCGTCTTGTCGAGGGGCTGGTCCCCGCCTGGGAGACGCCTCGGCGCACGCTCGTGCGCGACGTGTTCTCGGGGCTCTTCACGCTGGTCTACGTGGCGTTCCTCGCGTCCTTCTCGGTGCTGCTCGTCGCGGGGGAGCGGGGCGAGTGGTGGGTGTTCGCCCTGGTGCTGACCGTCGTCTCCGTCGACGTCGGGGCCTACGCGGCCGGCGTCACCCTGGGTAAGCACAAGATGACTCCGCGGATCAGTCCCAACAAGACCTGGGAGGGATTCGCCGGGGCGGCCGTGGCCGCCATGGGGGCGGGTGTCGCCGTCGCCGTGCTCGCGCTGCAGCAGCCCTGGTGGGTCGGGATCATCATCGGAATCGTGGTCCTCCTCACCGCGACGGGGGGCGACCTCACGGAATCGCTGATCAAACGCAATCTGGGTGTGAAGGACATGAGCTCATGGATTCCGGGCCACGGCGGGTTCCTGGACCGGCTCGACTCCCTGCTGCCGTCCGCCGTCGGCGTCTACGGCGTCGCGCTGGTGCTGGGAGTCGTCTGA